In Erigeron canadensis isolate Cc75 chromosome 1, C_canadensis_v1, whole genome shotgun sequence, a single window of DNA contains:
- the LOC122593061 gene encoding ankyrin-1-like yields the protein MTVYNAGDSKGGARYVAMKHVFPVEDYQEKISRRLVEAAHANDQKTAFECLADPFVDVNFVGTVCLSSKKSEIMLHDESPSEVLIEFEEFNTDVTALFLAAHAGNVSLVRKLLSVGANVNKKLFRGYATTAAARGNHVEILELLLEGGAFQLACEEALLESSQLGLPRPAKILMASELIRPNIAVHSLVNASCRGFVDVVDTLMKCGVDMNGTARLLLRSSKPFLHANVSCNALVAATVNRHISVVRLLLQAGARTDTKVSLGAWSWDMTTGEEFRVGAGLAEPYDITWCAVEYFEETGTILNMLLQYSSPNVSHFGRTIIHHAILCGNLKAVEVLLKSGADPELLIPTTQGNGFRLVHLAARLGYYGVLNHLINSGCNFDSRTESGETALMICARYKHVDCLKLLAASGADFGLVNTANQCVQSVASSARWTLGLRQAILDVVRTGKVLFSSDTSIFSTLMFVTRVNDIESLKKIVDKPGLVDLDEQDENGYSAVMVAATNGHVEAFRLLVYAGANVNLQNKYNETAISLSGANVDCGAFEKVLQEYALTKGTPTSCNNTFYTLHRAVLKGNFDAVQTLTNGENDINAPDGDGYTPLMLAAREGHGRICELLISKGATCDIENARHETALKLSRAHAGGNDAEGVLLDHLARGLVLTGGRVKKHCKAGKGCPHNKRLVMVEGSGLLRWGKSSRRNVVCKWAEVGPSSSFRWNRRKKNDCDEAGLFRVVTTKNKEVHFVCEGGVEMAELWVRGIKIVTREAIFGK from the exons ATGACGGTATACAACGCCGGCGACTCCAAAGGCGGAGCGAGATACGTTGCCATGAAGCACGTATTTCCTGTAGAAGATTACCAAGAGAAAATATCAAGACGACTCGTTGAAGCTGCACATGCTAATGATCAGAAAACAGCGTTTGAGTGCTTGGCAGATCCTTTTGTCGATGTTAACTTTGTTGGGACCGTGTGTTTGAGTTCTAAGAAGTCGGAAATCATGTTACATGATGAGTCTCCTAGTGAGGTTCTGATCGAGTTTGAAGAGTTTAATACGGATGTTACTGCTCTCTTTTTGGCTGCCCATGCTGGAAACGTGTCACTAGTTAGAAAGCTCctg AGTGTTGGAGCAAATGTAAACAAGAAATTGTTCCGTGGCTACGCGACCACAGCAGCGGCTAGGGGAAACCATGTTGAGATACTAGAGTTGTTACTAGAAGGTGGAGCTTTTCAGCTCGCGTGTGAGGAGGCTTTGCTTGAATCTAGCCAACTCGGTTTACCCAGACCGGCTAAAATTCTGATGGCATCTGAGCTCATTCGACCTAACATTGCAGTTCATTCTTTAGTTAATGCATCGTGCAGAGGATTTGTTGATGTTGTCGACACACTTATGAAG TGTGGAGTAGACATGAATGGAACAGCCCGACTTTTGCTTCGGTCATCCAAGCCCTTTTTACATGCCAACGTTAGTTGTAATGCCCTTGTTGCTGCCACAGTTAATAGGCATATCTCTGTTGTTCGGCTTCTTCTACAG GCTGGTGCAAGAACAGACACCAAGGTTAGCCTAGGAGCATGGTCATGGGATATGACCACAGGAGAAGAATTTCGAGTAGGTGCTGGACTAGCCGAGCCATACGATATTACATGGTGTGCTGTTGAGTATTTTGAAGAAACGGGCACAATTTTGAACATGCTTCTTCAATACAGCTCCCCAAATGTTTCTCATTTCGGCAGAACAATTATCCACCATGCCATCCTTTGTGGAAACCTAAAAGCAGTTGAGGTTTTGTTAAAGTCCGGTGCTGACCCCGAGCTCCTGATTCCAACCACCCAAGGGAATGGGTTCCGGTTAGTTCATTTGGCTGCGCGGTTAGGTTATTATGGTGTGCTGAACCACCTAATTAACTCGGGTTGTAATTTTGACTCGAGAACAGAATCAGGGGAAACTGCATTGATGATTTGTGCACGGTATAAACATGTTGACTGTCTTAAGCTTCTAGCTGCGTCTGGTGCTGATTTCGGTTTGGTTAATACTGCTAACCAGTGTGTTCAGTCGGTTGCTAGTTCGGCTAGATGGACACTTGGGTTAAGACAAGCTATTTTAGACGTGGTTCGAACTGGGAAGGTTCTTTTTTCAAGTGACACTTCAATATTTTCAACTTTGATGTTTGTTACACGAGTAAATGATATTGAATCTTTGAAAAAGATTGTTGATAAACCGGGTTTAGTTGACCTTGATGAACAAGATGAAAATGGGTACTCGGCTGTTATGGTTGCTGCTACAAATGGTCATGTGGAGGCCTTTCGGCTGCTTGTTTATGCTGGAGCAAATGTTAACCTTCAAAACAAGTATAACGAAACCGCAATTAGTTTATCAGGAGCAAATGTAGATTGTGGTGCCTTTGAAAAAGTTTTACAAGAATATGCACTTACTAAAGGTACCCCTACCTCATGTAACAATACATTTTACACCCTCCATCGTGCGGTATTGAAAGGCAATTTTGATGCTGTACAAACGTTAACAAATGGTGAAAATGACATAAATGCCCCTGATGGTGACGGATACACGCCACTTATGTTAGCCGCACGAGAAGGTCACGGGAGAATATGTGAGCTTTTGATCTCAAAAGGCGCCACTTGTGACATTGAGAATGCGAGGCATGAAACAGCCCTAAAGTTATCACGTGCACACGCTGGTGGAAATGATGCTGAAGGAGTCTTATTAGACCATTTGGCTCGCGGGCTGGTGTTAACTGGGGGTCGGGTCAAGAAGCATTGTAAAGCGGGTAAAGGGTGCCCACATAACAAAAGGTTAGTTATGGTTGAAGGGAGTGGGTTATTGAGGTGGGGGAAATCGAGTAGGCGGAACGTGGTGTGTAAATGGGCTGAGGTGGGCCCAAGCTCTTCGTTTAGGTGGAACCGGAGGAAGAAAAACGACTGTGACGAGGCTGGCTTGTTTCGGGTGGTTACTACGAAGAATAAGGAAGTACATTTTGTGTGTGAGGGTGGTGTTGAGATGGCCGAGTTATGGGTTAGGGGGATTAAAATTGTGACACGAGAAGCTATCTTTGGGAAGTGA